The Lycium ferocissimum isolate CSIRO_LF1 unplaced genomic scaffold, AGI_CSIRO_Lferr_CH_V1 ctg4105___fragment_5, whole genome shotgun sequence genome contains a region encoding:
- the LOC132044277 gene encoding uncharacterized protein LOC132044277: protein MDTLNDSENANISASSNSTIFGVEFTPLRFFQSPVSTLLEYSGLFRVRPDNPDNSETDPLVGDNNTTVTNDTESTSNGEVSISIIGADVEDDDVAVMDGGVGVGGGVVEERGSGVDASTVPVSEDDDDGNGNNMDSSYRRFDMQQVARWIEQILPFSLLLLFVFIRQHLQGFFVTIWITAIMFKSNDILRKQTALKGERKIDVLVGYFVVFVIHVIGIYWWYRSDDLFYPLLMVPPKAIPPFWHAIFIVLVNDTMVRQAAMVLKLVLLMYYKNGRGHNFRRQGQMLTLVEYTLLLYRALLPTPVWYRFFLNKEYGSLFSSLTTGLYLTFKLTSTVEKVKSFFTALKALSRKEVHYGSHATPEQVHAAGDLCAICQEKMHTPILLRCKHIFCEDCVSEWFERERTCPLCRALVRPADLRSFGDGSTSLFFQLF from the exons ATGGACACTTTGAATGATTCTGAGAATGCAAATATTTCTGCAAGTTCAAATTCGACGATATTTGGAGTAGAATTCACACCACTACGGTTCTTTCAATCACCAGTTTCGACTTTGTTAGAATATTCCGGGCTATTTCGGGTCAGACCCGATAACCCGGATAACTCGGAAACGGACCCTCTTGTAGGTGATAATAATACTACTGTTACAAATGACACTGAATCCACTAGTAATGGGGAGGTTTCAATTAGTATAATTGGTGCTGACGTGGAAGATGATGACGTGGCGGTGATGGATGGTGGGGTAGGGGTAGGGGGTGGTGTTGTAGAGGAGAGGGGTTCTGGTGTGGACGCGTCTACTGTACCTGtaagtgaagatgatgatgatggtaaTGGTAATAATATGGATTCGTCGTATCGAAGGTTTGATATGCAGCAAGTTGCGAGGTGGATTGAGCAGATTCTACCATTTTCATTGCTTCTCTTGTTTGTTTTCATCCGCCAGCATTTGCAAG GTTTCTTTGTCACAATTTGGATAACTGCCATCATGTTCAAGTCAAATGACATTCTTCGAAAGCAGACAGCTTTAAAG GGAGAGAGAAAGATAGATGTCCttgttggttattttgtggTTTTTGTGATTCATGTTATTGGAATCTACTGGTGGTATCGCAGCGATGACCTTTTCTATCCATTACTTATGGTTCCTCCGAAGGCCATCCCACCTTTCTGGCATGCTATTTTCATTGTCCTGGTAAACG ATACGATGGTGCGGCAGGCAGCAATGGTTTTGAAGTTGGTGCTGCTCATGTATTACAAGAATGGCAGGGGCCACAATTTCCGTAGACAG GGCCAAATGCTGACTCTGGTGGAGTACACGCTGTTGTTATACCGTGCATTGTTACCAACTCCTGTCTGGTATAGATTCTTTCTCAATAAAGAATACGGAAGCCTTTTTTCATCACTGACAACAGGATTGTACTTGACGTTCAAGCTTACCTCAACTGTTGAGAAG GTAAAATCATTCTTTACTGCTTTGAAGGCATTGTCAAGAAAAGAAGTCCATTATGGGTCTCATGCCACACCTGAGCAG GTGCATGCGGCTGGTGATCTGTGCGCTATTTGCCAGGAGAAGATGCATACACCAATTTTGTTACGTTGCAAACACATCTTCTGTGAAGACTGTGTCTCAGAATG GTTTGAAAGAGAAAGAACATGCCCTCTGTGCAGAGCGTTGGTCAGACCGGCTGATCTAAGATCGTTTGGTGATGGATCCACTAGCCTTTTCTTCCAGCTATTCTAG